One Paenibacillus sp. FSL H7-0737 DNA segment encodes these proteins:
- a CDS encoding S-layer homology domain-containing protein: protein MLKLKDWRELDILPVSKFPHWRWQAVNIRSLLPSFFIHRKSEGSKTTMRNGEWTMKRYKLFSIMLVLSLVLSMLPVAPATGNAAAGSAGARAEYGGLGGSELFLGGRYIELGISNWGDFGTEGNKPANFRGTSSRNNLGMSADHDGYGTGLDLPVDYYLPGTPEERFAVGYKVGGNTYAKSNSAVMNTKQMPTTVLNTSQEDKGLLSATIVSTWDGTMEIKQVISFKEDYKFYRNDVTIKNLSDQTWDGARYMRSMDPDNTVDQGGSYATANRVTHTVEEDGVAVVEAKTNSDADPLFKAFSSRAPIFFYSSNPQAKASVFGFTNVDPYAFEAYDSPKSKNQEVVADTGITMTWDSGALAPSESKSFTYYTSLDERDFKEVLAEIELDEGSGPLTETEANDGTVKGNQKVNILGATLTDPIDVNHIRINNLPAGLGFEVTRLSENELNFKLTGAAVNHSKEFSVDNLSVTVGKENLIGTSADLTTKTFSLTFIDPAMLSLDKGIVSEAVYGSGQISETLLLSVTGGKFASDIGSNDIEIRNLPDGLSATLKRISDKELQIGFDGIAMETEDVYNAYVTVAADKLVGSPKSLSTNTFKIDFKDKEPFLVAHSPVYESDLNDGSIADALVLELKNGIFDASVRDSVYAVNWPDGLEIGDITIDNPTQITLSIAGHANSHEITDSINNAEVTVAGIPSTTFSVLFRSPPPSISASPDVLHDAGDGSVEETLRVTLKNGRFTEEVNTGVTINNLPEGLDFTVVRISDTILEVHFTGQATKKSDASAFASVTVDPAIVIDAAASLTSNNFDLQVPDATSLIVRDMTDLTWDTIREENIQQESVTSDVYLTEKGTYGSKIIWKSTNEAVISPDGTVTRPSFEKGDQEVTLTAEFKNGSSVQTKTFILIVKKEAGTDEQSVAEDLDRLTWEMIRADNESQKDVKTLLKLLTKGSNGSSITWSTSNNEVIGTDGKVTRPGYLEGDQNVTLTATVSKGKAVQTKEFVVTVIKQPMNDAEAVSEDLAGLTWKMIRAENERQEDVKTLLKLLTKGSNGSGITWSASDKKVIDTDGKVTRPGYLEGDQTVTLTAVISKGEVTFKKEFILIVKAKIADINEQLAEEIGMLRIGYTNPDSVNSVTQNIQLISNGFYDSKVVWTSHRSDIVSNTGEIQRPLKDTIVRLTARVTKDGFFHEKDFYITVKGTSLVDLPKDELNANIVYAPGDSENSVKKNLFLTTKGDTGSLLTWTSSNPDIISNTGRVSRPGPEEEDVKIVLTVRLADHDKPGEFRVKTFTVIVKKLSDQEAVDEAARSLKIDDAAVFAEGDIWESVTEGFLLLQTGKYNTDITWASNHPAVIGIDQNVDQAKGKVNRKNEETNVILTATFSRNGKTATKKYLLIVKALGVAKDGAIRQVTSRQAELSINNDGKPLQQGINILRTNMSDGTKIDTIIVDDNQMFNLVEAVNPNDPDLVNRSLTISHVDDPSEHADEIAIEIPASAILTLAGRNIALDIVTSLASIHLDEASIKQLEAAGTDLYFRIVPVRNLKEQQTFQTNAVNIGTTKLILANNQTVKVQGIPRGIETNYSGINTYIRIPLSELTDKIPVQSSVARDAFLDSLRIYVEHSDGDIVVYSPLRIGYTAKGEPEFAEFQIDKFSIFQMIQIADKKSDDSQHSGNPIVVSTAPVPVPADTRSTELTGEKLKELQDQDGVIKVETDLGTIKLNSGNVSLDKIQKLFGQEHMNPKDIVIRVGLTTADQSYIEGFKLAAKREQVQPVGQPVKFYIEASYKNQTRSVSSQGWGEYTLPVPEGMKITTGVLYKDGEIYHQPTYVNIENGRYYARINSLESGVFGLIWNPEEFQDVERHWSKQDVNVMGSRLVANGTSDTVYEPQRAITRAEFTAMMVRALGIVNYDERSVSFSDVPAHVWYEREMEVAIENGLIAGYPDDTFRPNNSITRQEAMTIVSRAMKITKLVSTRSEEQYLELLQSFTDSKSIAKWAEKDVKMNLSAGIIVGRNERLAPNENITRAEAAAAVRRLLIQSGIINP, encoded by the coding sequence GTGCTCAAACTGAAAGATTGGCGCGAATTGGACATCCTGCCTGTTAGCAAGTTCCCCCATTGGAGGTGGCAGGCTGTAAACATTCGCAGTCTCCTGCCATCATTTTTCATACACCGGAAAAGTGAAGGCAGTAAAACTACTATGAGGAATGGAGAGTGGACAATGAAGAGGTATAAGCTGTTTTCGATAATGTTGGTGTTGTCTTTGGTATTGTCCATGCTTCCTGTTGCACCTGCAACAGGAAACGCGGCTGCAGGTTCAGCGGGGGCAAGGGCCGAATATGGCGGATTAGGCGGGTCTGAGCTATTCCTGGGAGGGAGATATATAGAGCTTGGAATCAGCAACTGGGGCGATTTCGGCACTGAGGGCAATAAACCCGCGAACTTCCGCGGAACAAGCAGTAGAAATAATCTTGGCATGAGTGCGGATCATGACGGGTATGGCACTGGCTTGGATCTGCCCGTGGATTATTATTTGCCTGGGACTCCCGAGGAACGGTTCGCGGTAGGCTATAAGGTGGGTGGAAATACATATGCGAAATCCAATTCAGCTGTGATGAACACCAAGCAAATGCCGACTACGGTATTGAATACCTCGCAGGAGGATAAAGGGCTCCTGAGTGCGACTATCGTCTCTACATGGGACGGAACAATGGAAATTAAGCAGGTTATAAGCTTTAAAGAAGATTACAAGTTCTACCGTAATGACGTTACCATTAAGAATCTCTCCGACCAGACCTGGGATGGAGCTCGGTATATGCGTTCAATGGATCCGGATAATACGGTAGACCAGGGCGGATCATATGCAACGGCTAATAGGGTAACTCATACCGTAGAGGAGGATGGCGTTGCTGTCGTTGAAGCGAAGACCAATTCGGACGCAGACCCGCTCTTTAAAGCATTTAGTTCGAGAGCACCTATCTTCTTCTACTCAAGCAATCCGCAGGCCAAGGCATCCGTATTCGGATTTACCAATGTAGATCCTTATGCCTTTGAGGCGTATGACAGTCCGAAGTCTAAAAATCAGGAAGTGGTGGCTGATACGGGTATCACGATGACCTGGGATTCGGGCGCTCTGGCTCCAAGTGAGAGCAAGAGCTTCACCTACTACACCAGTCTAGACGAGCGGGACTTCAAAGAGGTTCTCGCGGAAATCGAGCTGGATGAGGGCAGCGGCCCTCTGACTGAGACGGAGGCCAATGATGGTACGGTGAAGGGCAACCAGAAGGTCAACATCCTTGGAGCTACCCTTACCGATCCGATTGACGTGAACCATATTCGGATCAACAACCTGCCCGCCGGACTGGGCTTTGAGGTGACCCGGTTGAGTGAGAACGAGCTCAACTTCAAGCTGACCGGTGCAGCGGTAAACCACAGTAAGGAATTTAGTGTAGATAACTTGTCTGTGACAGTCGGCAAAGAGAATCTGATCGGGACTTCCGCTGATTTAACAACCAAGACCTTCAGTCTTACCTTTATTGATCCAGCTATGCTGAGCTTGGATAAAGGCATTGTCTCGGAAGCGGTATACGGTAGTGGGCAGATTTCCGAGACATTGCTGTTGTCCGTTACCGGCGGCAAATTTGCTTCGGATATTGGTTCAAATGATATCGAGATTCGAAATCTTCCTGACGGGCTAAGCGCGACATTGAAGAGAATCTCTGATAAGGAGCTTCAAATCGGCTTTGACGGCATCGCAATGGAGACGGAGGACGTATACAATGCCTACGTAACGGTAGCGGCTGATAAGCTTGTCGGAAGTCCGAAATCTCTAAGCACTAATACGTTTAAGATTGATTTTAAGGACAAGGAGCCTTTTCTGGTCGCTCACTCACCTGTTTATGAATCCGATCTTAATGATGGCAGCATTGCCGATGCACTGGTTCTGGAGCTCAAGAACGGAATCTTTGATGCATCCGTTAGAGATTCAGTATACGCGGTGAATTGGCCGGATGGGTTGGAAATAGGCGATATTACGATTGACAATCCTACCCAAATAACCTTATCTATTGCCGGACATGCAAACAGCCACGAAATCACGGATAGTATAAATAATGCGGAGGTGACGGTCGCGGGAATCCCGTCAACTACCTTCTCGGTCCTATTCCGTTCTCCGCCGCCGTCCATTTCGGCTTCTCCAGATGTTCTCCATGATGCGGGCGACGGCTCGGTCGAGGAGACCTTGAGGGTAACCCTGAAGAACGGCAGATTTACCGAAGAGGTTAACACTGGTGTAACGATCAATAACCTACCGGAGGGACTGGACTTCACTGTGGTGCGCATCAGTGACACTATACTCGAAGTCCACTTTACGGGGCAGGCAACGAAGAAATCCGATGCTTCCGCATTTGCTTCGGTCACAGTTGATCCTGCAATTGTCATTGACGCTGCAGCATCACTCACCTCAAATAATTTCGATTTGCAGGTGCCGGATGCAACTTCTCTAATTGTTAGGGATATGACTGATCTTACCTGGGACACGATCCGGGAAGAGAATATCCAGCAAGAGTCTGTCACCTCGGATGTATATCTTACTGAGAAGGGGACTTACGGAAGTAAGATTATCTGGAAATCTACGAATGAAGCGGTCATCTCGCCTGACGGTACTGTTACTAGACCCTCATTCGAGAAAGGGGATCAAGAGGTTACATTAACAGCGGAATTCAAGAACGGTTCTTCTGTCCAGACGAAGACCTTTATTCTTATTGTCAAAAAAGAAGCGGGAACCGATGAACAGTCGGTTGCTGAAGATTTAGATCGGTTAACCTGGGAGATGATTCGGGCCGATAATGAAAGCCAGAAAGACGTGAAGACGCTGCTGAAACTGCTGACAAAAGGCAGCAACGGCAGCAGCATTACCTGGAGTACTTCGAATAATGAAGTCATCGGCACAGATGGCAAGGTAACGCGTCCTGGTTATCTGGAAGGGGACCAGAATGTAACCTTGACTGCGACAGTAAGCAAGGGTAAAGCTGTTCAGACCAAGGAATTCGTTGTGACAGTCATCAAGCAGCCGATGAATGACGCGGAAGCCGTAAGCGAAGACCTGGCAGGGTTGACCTGGAAGATGATCCGGGCCGAAAATGAGCGCCAGGAGGATGTGAAGACGCTGCTGAAACTGCTGACAAAAGGCAGCAACGGTAGCGGCATTACCTGGAGTGCGTCGGATAAGAAAGTGATTGATACAGACGGCAAGGTAACGCGTCCTGGTTATCTGGAAGGGGACCAGACGGTAACCCTGACCGCAGTGATAAGCAAGGGTGAAGTCACCTTTAAGAAAGAGTTCATCCTTATTGTTAAGGCAAAGATTGCAGATATTAATGAACAATTGGCCGAAGAAATCGGTATGTTGAGAATTGGCTATACCAATCCGGATTCGGTAAACAGCGTAACGCAAAATATCCAGCTGATCTCGAATGGCTTCTATGATTCCAAAGTAGTATGGACCAGCCATAGAAGCGATATTGTCAGTAACACAGGAGAAATCCAGCGACCATTGAAAGATACGATTGTCAGATTGACCGCCCGGGTAACGAAGGATGGCTTCTTTCATGAAAAGGACTTCTACATCACGGTTAAGGGAACAAGTCTGGTTGATCTTCCCAAGGATGAACTTAATGCGAATATTGTATACGCACCAGGAGATTCCGAGAATTCTGTAAAGAAAAATTTATTTTTGACGACTAAAGGAGATACGGGTTCCTTACTGACTTGGACATCTAGTAATCCTGACATCATCTCGAACACTGGCCGGGTCAGCAGACCGGGTCCGGAAGAAGAGGATGTAAAGATAGTGCTTACCGTGCGGCTTGCCGATCACGACAAGCCGGGCGAATTTAGAGTCAAGACGTTTACGGTCATCGTCAAAAAGCTGAGTGATCAAGAAGCAGTGGACGAGGCAGCTAGAAGTTTGAAGATAGACGATGCCGCAGTCTTTGCAGAAGGTGACATTTGGGAAAGTGTAACTGAAGGCTTCCTGCTGCTGCAGACTGGAAAGTACAACACTGATATTACATGGGCCTCTAATCACCCGGCAGTAATCGGAATTGATCAGAACGTTGATCAAGCTAAAGGCAAGGTTAACCGGAAAAATGAAGAGACCAACGTCATTCTGACAGCAACCTTTAGCCGAAATGGCAAAACTGCGACCAAAAAATATCTGCTGATTGTCAAGGCGCTAGGAGTGGCGAAGGACGGAGCTATCCGTCAAGTGACCTCCAGACAGGCAGAGTTGTCTATTAATAACGATGGCAAGCCGTTGCAGCAAGGTATCAACATTCTAAGAACGAATATGTCGGATGGGACTAAGATCGATACAATCATTGTGGACGACAATCAAATGTTTAATTTGGTGGAAGCTGTGAATCCAAATGATCCAGATCTGGTGAATCGAAGCCTGACCATAAGTCACGTGGACGATCCTTCTGAACATGCGGATGAGATTGCCATAGAAATTCCGGCATCGGCCATATTGACCCTTGCAGGGCGCAACATTGCATTGGATATCGTCACCAGTCTGGCATCCATTCATTTGGATGAAGCAAGTATCAAGCAGCTTGAAGCTGCCGGTACAGACTTGTATTTCAGAATTGTACCGGTACGGAATTTAAAGGAACAGCAGACCTTCCAGACGAACGCCGTTAATATTGGTACTACGAAGCTTATACTAGCCAATAACCAGACCGTTAAAGTTCAGGGAATACCGCGGGGGATTGAGACTAACTACAGTGGGATCAATACGTATATCCGGATTCCGCTGTCTGAGCTGACTGACAAGATTCCTGTTCAGAGCTCCGTTGCCAGAGATGCCTTCCTGGATAGTCTGAGAATCTATGTTGAGCATAGTGACGGAGACATTGTAGTGTATTCTCCTCTCCGGATTGGATACACCGCTAAAGGTGAACCGGAATTTGCAGAGTTCCAGATTGATAAATTCAGTATTTTCCAAATGATTCAAATCGCAGATAAGAAATCGGACGACTCTCAGCACTCCGGCAACCCGATTGTTGTCAGCACTGCTCCTGTACCGGTACCAGCAGACACCAGAAGTACTGAACTGACTGGCGAGAAGTTGAAGGAGCTGCAGGATCAGGATGGAGTGATTAAGGTTGAAACCGACTTAGGTACTATCAAGCTGAATTCTGGTAATGTAAGTCTGGATAAAATCCAGAAGCTATTTGGACAAGAACATATGAATCCAAAAGACATTGTGATTCGTGTAGGATTAACCACAGCCGATCAGAGTTACATTGAAGGATTCAAACTGGCAGCCAAGAGGGAGCAGGTACAGCCTGTAGGTCAACCTGTCAAGTTCTATATCGAAGCATCGTATAAAAATCAGACCCGATCCGTTTCAAGTCAAGGTTGGGGAGAATATACGTTGCCGGTACCGGAAGGAATGAAGATTACAACAGGTGTTCTCTACAAGGATGGTGAGATTTATCATCAGCCAACTTATGTGAATATAGAGAATGGACGTTACTATGCGCGCATTAACAGCCTCGAGAGCGGAGTCTTCGGATTAATCTGGAATCCGGAAGAGTTCCAGGATGTTGAGCGGCATTGGAGCAAACAGGATGTTAATGTTATGGGCTCCAGGCTCGTTGCGAATGGCACGAGCGATACGGTCTATGAGCCGCAGCGCGCAATCACCAGAGCGGAATTCACGGCTATGATGGTCAGAGCTTTGGGAATTGTCAATTATGATGAGCGGTCTGTATCCTTCAGTGATGTCCCGGCACATGTCTGGTATGAACGGGAAATGGAAGTTGCGATAGAGAATGGTCTAATTGCTGGTTATCCTGACGATACATTCAGACCGAATAACAGCATCACGCGACAAGAAGCGATGACCATCGTCAGTAGAGCGATGAAAATTACCAAGCTAGTATCTACCCGCAGTGAAGAGCAGTATTTAGAGCTGCTTCAGTCTTTTACGGATTCGAAATCGATTGCCAAATGGGCAGAAAAAGACGTGAAAATGAATCTTTCTGCCGGCATCATTGTAGGTAGAAATGAGCGGCTGGCGCCTAACGAGAATATTACTCGTGCCGAGGCAGCCGCTGCAGTAAGAAGACTTCTGATTCAGTCGGGAATCATAAATCCTTAA
- a CDS encoding YheC/YheD family endospore coat-associated protein, producing MPEPVLGILTLYINEAKQLEEKAVYRRMIIEGNRMGLDVFVFTPMDVHPSKEQIHALVFDPKSGKWSRKWRSFPNMIYDRCRIQRSTRFQQLLRFRERYKHLLFLNRPLRNKWTIHQTFSQKSRFRQHMPETLLYNSSADLHRMLKQSPVLYIKPANGTGGRGILRIERVKNSKGVFDIQGRRQDRRIIPPRKVSASRLDSIVRQWCIGGRFLVQQGIPLRLPGGRFHDYRMLVQKNGQGVWELTGMAARVGAARSVTSNLHGGGHAVRAETLLKEWLGSQDKTDKVMKTAERLGLDAAAFLEESFGALCELALDLAIDREGKIYVLEVNPKPAREVFARSGDGNTYRKALVRPLEYALWLYNNKGAPTTAKTTEE from the coding sequence GTGCCAGAGCCCGTCTTAGGCATTCTTACTTTGTATATAAATGAAGCCAAGCAGCTTGAAGAAAAGGCCGTGTACCGGAGAATGATCATTGAGGGTAATCGAATGGGCTTGGATGTTTTTGTGTTTACCCCCATGGATGTCCATCCCAGCAAAGAGCAGATCCATGCCCTAGTCTTTGATCCAAAGAGCGGGAAATGGTCACGCAAATGGCGTTCCTTCCCGAACATGATTTATGACCGTTGCCGTATCCAGCGCAGCACGCGCTTTCAACAGTTGCTTCGTTTCCGTGAACGCTATAAACATCTGCTGTTTCTGAATCGTCCACTGCGCAACAAATGGACCATTCACCAAACGTTCTCACAAAAGAGTCGCTTCCGGCAGCATATGCCAGAAACATTACTATATAACTCCTCTGCGGATCTGCACCGAATGTTAAAGCAGAGCCCGGTCCTCTATATCAAGCCTGCAAACGGCACAGGTGGACGCGGGATCCTTAGAATTGAGCGGGTAAAGAACAGTAAAGGGGTATTTGATATTCAGGGCCGCCGCCAAGATCGCCGGATTATTCCACCCCGAAAGGTCTCTGCCTCCCGATTGGATTCCATCGTTCGACAATGGTGTATTGGTGGACGTTTCCTCGTCCAACAGGGGATTCCACTACGTTTGCCTGGCGGACGTTTCCATGATTACCGCATGCTCGTTCAAAAGAATGGGCAAGGCGTCTGGGAACTGACAGGTATGGCAGCAAGGGTCGGTGCGGCGCGAAGCGTAACCTCCAATCTTCATGGCGGTGGGCACGCCGTTCGAGCTGAAACGCTCCTGAAGGAATGGCTGGGTAGTCAAGATAAAACCGATAAGGTTATGAAAACTGCCGAAAGGTTAGGTCTTGATGCCGCTGCCTTCCTGGAAGAAAGTTTCGGAGCCTTATGTGAACTTGCACTGGATCTTGCCATTGATCGAGAAGGAAAAATCTATGTGCTGGAGGTTAATCCAAAGCCTGCACGTGAAGTGTTTGCCCGATCAGGGGACGGCAACACCTATCGCAAAGCACTAGTGCGACCTTTAGAATATGCGTTATGGCTATATAATAACAAAGGTGCCCCAACCACAGCTAAGACTACTGAGGAATAA
- a CDS encoding GNAT family N-acetyltransferase, producing the protein MQISSIYDTDAKKWKSRLTGLLEFIREHGERRITNQACKVMARLTPEQLSEPGVSLLVATVRGQNGRQLAGVSFVSGFGEEACLVAVHPLYRNRHTGTALMAAQLKRLGRLECSVASDNTASLKMCFNVGLAAVALSSGPTGKPTLLIRSPQNTVSTTNSPQEGELLCQSPS; encoded by the coding sequence ATGCAGATATCCTCTATCTACGACACTGATGCTAAAAAGTGGAAATCGCGGCTAACCGGACTGCTTGAGTTTATAAGAGAGCATGGGGAGCGTCGGATTACAAACCAGGCTTGCAAGGTAATGGCCCGATTAACTCCAGAACAGTTGTCAGAGCCGGGTGTCTCGCTGCTTGTCGCCACCGTACGCGGTCAGAATGGGCGCCAGCTAGCAGGAGTAAGCTTCGTATCCGGTTTCGGTGAAGAGGCCTGTCTCGTTGCCGTGCATCCCTTATACCGAAATAGGCATACCGGCACCGCCCTTATGGCCGCCCAGTTAAAGCGTTTAGGCCGTCTGGAATGCAGTGTTGCCAGCGATAATACAGCCAGTCTGAAAATGTGTTTCAATGTTGGTCTTGCCGCAGTGGCGCTTTCTAGTGGCCCTACTGGCAAGCCAACTTTATTGATCCGGTCACCACAGAATACCGTCAGTACTACAAACTCTCCACAAGAAGGTGAACTCCTGTGCCAGAGCCCGTCTTAG
- a CDS encoding YheC/YheD family endospore coat-associated protein — protein sequence MNTHIPDETKPVIAILTTSDKVRHFNGNRNNFRDIIRTGKELGFLVYVVTVRDLKLEERMVNGYVPSSSGRIWYSIPVPLPQIIYNRIPTREDEEKPAVVRKIAQCLEHPGIKLYNPYFFNKWSLFEWLKGSHATSKHVPKTRRLRSANTLIAMLNNHTSLYLKPENGKAGKGIMRLKYRADTTLPYRLQIQSGKKNVTYKAASVERLWARIGKEKGSSRYIVQQAIELATHRGRPFDLRVLLQKNGRGGWAMTGIGARLAGARSITTHVPRGGSIEEPSTMLESTFGTERAASILKSVPTTALLIARQIERASDSMLGEMSMDLGVDENGGLWFFEANSRPMKFDEPAIRKLSLERIFQYGQHLARHIK from the coding sequence GTGAACACCCATATTCCGGATGAAACAAAACCCGTTATTGCCATACTGACAACCAGCGATAAAGTAAGGCATTTTAATGGCAACCGTAATAATTTCCGGGACATCATTCGCACAGGCAAGGAACTGGGATTTCTTGTCTACGTCGTCACTGTCCGTGACTTGAAGCTCGAGGAACGGATGGTGAACGGTTATGTCCCATCATCCAGCGGAAGAATATGGTACAGCATTCCTGTACCTCTTCCACAAATCATCTATAATCGAATTCCTACCCGTGAGGATGAGGAAAAACCTGCTGTCGTACGCAAAATAGCTCAATGCCTGGAACATCCAGGCATTAAGCTATATAATCCATATTTTTTCAATAAATGGAGTCTATTTGAATGGCTGAAGGGCTCGCATGCCACCTCAAAACATGTTCCAAAAACCAGACGTTTACGCAGTGCAAACACGCTTATTGCCATGCTAAATAATCATACCAGTCTCTACCTAAAACCTGAGAATGGCAAAGCAGGTAAAGGAATTATGCGTTTAAAATACCGTGCAGATACCACCTTACCCTATCGTCTGCAAATTCAAAGCGGCAAAAAAAATGTGACCTACAAAGCTGCCTCAGTAGAACGCCTCTGGGCACGGATAGGAAAAGAAAAGGGAAGCTCACGCTATATCGTACAGCAAGCTATTGAACTAGCAACTCACCGAGGACGACCATTTGATCTACGTGTACTTCTGCAGAAAAATGGCAGAGGCGGCTGGGCAATGACCGGCATAGGTGCACGTCTAGCTGGTGCCCGCAGCATCACTACGCATGTACCTCGTGGCGGAAGTATCGAGGAGCCCTCCACCATGCTGGAAAGCACATTTGGAACCGAAAGAGCAGCCTCTATCTTAAAAAGTGTACCTACAACTGCTCTGTTAATTGCCAGACAAATTGAAAGAGCCTCTGATTCTATGCTTGGGGAGATGTCGATGGATCTCGGTGTCGATGAGAACGGTGGACTCTGGTTCTTTGAGGCAAACTCCCGTCCGATGAAATTTGATGAGCCTGCGATTCGCAAGCTTTCTTTGGAGCGAATCTTTCAATATGGCCAGCACTTAGCACGCCATATCAAGTAG
- a CDS encoding YheC/YheD family endospore coat-associated protein: MSLTFCNVHFTKQPQRVVYVSGALMKSLKLTGKKNIRLRLGKDAIPTMIKPIKRAGNHLFLATGVKSAIKVPKSGGIYLRNLQNDEVQLGPLVGVLTDGPASSNQPFGSRTGFIKQLLREGSNKCYIFAFMPRDINWQQEQVYGYFLTAGGKFERKMVPLPDVVYNRLPSRRAETSPYINQLRERFMRKKIPYFNWSFFNKSDIYRLLENDGAANRYVPETHSNPSSEKMREMLDHHHFVYYKPSAGSLGHGIYRLTYLPKKGYFARYRKGGKNVLLRFTTFESLMRMLRSRHGQGLQNYIVQQGIRLIEIDGCPIDFRFHMHKNGSNQWIVVGIGAKKAGRGSVTTHLKNGGALLTPGQALGRVFGSRADEVLQRAKSTAIKLAESLEIQHRHLLGEIGFDLGIDQDEDIWMFEANAKPGRSIFRHPSLRAEGKASIEHILEHCLYLSKFRRRDEM; this comes from the coding sequence ATGAGTCTCACTTTTTGCAATGTGCATTTTACTAAGCAGCCCCAAAGAGTTGTATATGTATCAGGTGCACTGATGAAAAGCTTGAAATTAACCGGGAAGAAGAACATTCGCCTTAGACTCGGTAAAGATGCCATCCCGACCATGATCAAGCCCATCAAGCGCGCCGGAAATCATCTATTCCTCGCCACTGGTGTAAAGAGTGCTATCAAGGTTCCGAAATCTGGTGGTATCTATTTACGCAATCTGCAAAACGACGAGGTACAGCTGGGACCTTTAGTCGGTGTATTGACCGATGGGCCAGCATCTTCAAATCAACCCTTCGGTTCTCGCACTGGCTTTATAAAGCAATTACTGCGGGAAGGCAGTAACAAATGTTATATATTTGCCTTTATGCCGCGTGATATCAACTGGCAACAGGAGCAGGTCTATGGTTATTTCTTAACCGCAGGCGGCAAATTCGAACGTAAAATGGTTCCTCTGCCTGATGTCGTCTACAATCGGCTACCCAGTCGGAGAGCGGAGACTTCACCTTATATCAACCAGCTTCGCGAACGCTTTATGCGCAAGAAAATCCCTTACTTCAACTGGAGCTTTTTCAATAAGTCCGATATTTATCGGTTGCTAGAGAATGACGGAGCAGCAAACCGTTACGTACCTGAGACACACAGCAATCCCTCCTCCGAAAAAATGAGAGAAATGCTGGATCACCACCATTTTGTATATTACAAACCTTCCGCAGGCAGCCTGGGTCACGGGATTTACCGACTTACCTATCTGCCGAAAAAAGGATATTTTGCCCGCTACCGCAAAGGTGGAAAAAACGTACTTCTGCGCTTCACTACCTTTGAAAGCCTCATGCGTATGCTTCGGTCACGACACGGTCAAGGCCTGCAAAATTATATCGTCCAACAAGGAATACGTTTGATTGAAATTGATGGCTGCCCCATTGATTTCCGATTCCATATGCATAAAAACGGCAGTAATCAATGGATTGTAGTTGGTATTGGTGCGAAGAAAGCCGGCCGAGGCAGTGTCACCACTCACCTCAAAAATGGGGGGGCATTGCTTACACCTGGGCAGGCGCTCGGGCGTGTATTCGGCAGCCGAGCAGATGAAGTATTACAGCGTGCGAAGAGTACAGCCATTAAGCTGGCAGAATCCTTAGAAATCCAGCATCGTCATTTGCTCGGTGAAATTGGCTTTGATCTCGGCATTGATCAGGATGAAGACATCTGGATGTTCGAGGCCAACGCCAAACCAGGACGTTCCATCTTCCGTCATCCTTCCCTGCGCGCTGAGGGCAAAGCTTCCATCGAGCACATTCTGGAGCATTGTCTATACCTCAGCAAATTCCGCAGGAGGGATGAGATGTGA